The following coding sequences are from one Triticum aestivum cultivar Chinese Spring chromosome 5A, IWGSC CS RefSeq v2.1, whole genome shotgun sequence window:
- the LOC123101851 gene encoding polyphenol oxidase I, chloroplastic-like, with protein MACSRGACAPLAVAACVFLVLCAVATVVYTSSSLSTALLAVSGLRPYIASLTTNGSGGTNVGGSLHTSLHTCRKPKLPPNPLPPFYCCPPASSSSEPINFTLPDPVEPLRVRRPVHGVGAEYMAKYERAIALMKALPHTDPRSFYQMANIHCAYCTGSYRQTGNPELDMQIHFSWFFFPFHRAYLYFFERIAAKLLGEPDFALPFWSWDVPEGMRMPPEFANSSSPLYDPVRNPRHAPPRLVDLDFVGVESNRTDEQQIQHNLRTMYKQMIGNAALPSLFHGQPFRAGQFDKPGPGTVELSPHNTVHTWTGDIALTNVENMGTYYSAGRDPLFYPHHSNIDRLWEAWRQVGAAHGYRGHVDFVDPDWLDSSFLFYDEESRLVRITVRDVLDTEKLRYKFDGVGMPWVDARPPTTPNVSKNKALLKSVRFPLSLHKVVTVEVRRLQVLRSTEEKEAREEVLVIEGIETDGTEMVKFDVYVNAMEHKKVEPSGRELAGSYMCLSHPRIDGTGKGMIVETSMRVALNELLEDLDADGDETVTVTLVPRHGKVKIRSLRIVYMVE; from the exons ATGGCCTGTAGTAGAGGCGCATGTGCTCCACTCGCGGTCGCGGCCTGCGTATTCCTCGTCCTCTGCGCCGTTGCCACGGTCGTCTACACCAGCTCCTCTCTGTCAACAGCGCTCCTCGCAGTCTCCGGCCTACGTCCATACATAGCATCACTTACTACCAACGGCAGCGGCGGCACGAATGTCGGCGGGTCTCTCCACACCAGCCTCCACACGTGCCGCAAGCCAAAGCTGCCGCCAAATCCGCTCCCGCCCTTCTACTGCTGCCCCCCGGCGTCCTCGTCGTCGGAGCCAATCAACTTCACTCTCCCGGACCCCGTGGAGCCGCTCAGGGTCCGGCGGCCGGTGCACGGCGTGGGGGCGGAGTACATGGCCAAGTACGAGCGCGCCATCGCGCTGATGAAGGCGCTGCCGCACACCGACCCGCGCAGCTTCTACCAGATGGCCAACATCCACTGCGCCTACTGCACCGGCTCCTACCGCCAGACGGGGAACCCGGAGTTGGACATGCAGATCCACTTCTCGTGGTTCTTCTTCCCGTTCCATCGCGCGTACCTCTACTTCTTCGAGCGCATCGCCGCCAAGCTGCTCGGGGAGCCCGACTTCGCACTGCCCTTCTGGAGCTGGGACGTGCCGGAGGGGATGCGGATGCCACCGGAGTTCGCCAACTCCTCGTCGCCGCTCTACGACCCCGTTCGGAACCCGAGGCACGCGCCACCCCGTCTCGTGGACCTGGACTTCGTCGGCGTGGAGAGCAATCGCACAGACGAGCAGCAGATCCAGCACAACCTTAGGACCATGTACAAGCAG ATGATTGGCAATGCTGCTTTGCCGTCCCTCTTCCATGGCCAGCCCTTCCGTGCTGGTCAGTTTGACAAGCCAGGCCCTGGGACAGTGGAGCTGTCGCCACACAACACGGTGCACACCTGGACCGGCGACATAGCTCTCACCAATGTGGAGAACATGGGAACCTACTACTCGGCCGGCCGAGACCCACTCTTCTACCCACACCACAGCAACATAGACCGCCTGTGGGAGGCATGGCGCCAAGTCGGCGCTGCCCATGGTTACCGTGGCCATGTCGACTTCGTGGACCCCGACTGGCTCgactcctccttcctcttctacgACGAGGAGTCTCGCCTAGTGCGGATCACCGTCCGCGACGTGCTCGACACAGAGAAGCTCCGGTACAAGTTTGATGGCGTTGGCATGCCGTGGGTGGACGCACGCCCACCTACAACTCCAAACGTGAGCAAAAATAAAGCCCTGCTCAAGTCTGTCAGATTCCCACTGTCCCTTCACAAAGTTGTGACCGTGGAGGTAAGACGACTGCAAGTGCTCCGAAGCACGGAAGAGAAGGAGGCACGTGAGGAAGTACTGGTGATCGAGGGCATTGAGACAGACGGAACAGAAATGGTCAAGTTCGACGTCTACGTGAACGCCATGGAGCACAAGAAGGTGGAGCCTAGCGGGCGTGAACTGGCGGGGAGCTACATGTGCTTGAGTCATCCCCGTATCGATGGCACGGGGAAGGGGATGATTGTAGAAACAAGCATGAGGGTGGCGTTGAACGAGCTCTTGGAAGATTTGGATGCAGACGGTGATGAGACTGTGACCGTGACATTAGTCCCCAGACATGGGAAGGTTAAGATCAGAAGCCTAAGAATAGTGTACATGGTGGAGTGA